A DNA window from Stenotrophomonas sp. 57 contains the following coding sequences:
- a CDS encoding queuosine precursor transporter, with protein sequence MSVRPAPLFAPLTPRALVLAVLAMGAVVLLSNVLVQYPINDWLTWGAFSYPVAFLVSNLINRRFGPGPARRVAWIGFLVAVLLSIWVATPRIAIASCSAFIVAQLLDITVFDRLRRGSWWRAPMVATTCSATVDTTIFWSIAFAGSALPWVSWAAGDLAVKLAIGVCLLAPFRALLWKMAPLRAAS encoded by the coding sequence ATGTCCGTGCGTCCTGCCCCTCTGTTTGCCCCGCTGACCCCGCGCGCCCTGGTGCTGGCGGTGCTGGCGATGGGCGCGGTGGTGCTGCTGTCCAACGTACTGGTGCAGTATCCGATCAACGATTGGCTGACCTGGGGTGCCTTCAGCTATCCGGTGGCGTTCCTGGTCAGCAACCTGATCAACCGCCGCTTCGGCCCGGGCCCGGCGCGCCGCGTAGCGTGGATCGGCTTCCTGGTGGCGGTGCTGCTGTCGATCTGGGTGGCGACGCCGCGCATCGCCATTGCCTCATGCTCGGCCTTCATCGTGGCGCAGCTGCTGGACATCACCGTGTTCGATCGTCTGCGCCGTGGCAGCTGGTGGCGCGCACCGATGGTGGCCACCACGTGCAGCGCGACGGTGGATACCACCATTTTCTGGTCGATCGCGTTTGCTGGTTCCGCCCTTCCGTGGGTGAGCTGGGCGGCGGGTGACCTGGCGGTGAAGCTGGCGATCGGCGTCTGCCTGCTGGCCCCGTTCCGCGCGCTGCTGTGGAAGATGGCGCCGCTGCGCGCCGCCAGCTGA
- the glnE gene encoding bifunctional [glutamate--ammonia ligase]-adenylyl-L-tyrosine phosphorylase/[glutamate--ammonia-ligase] adenylyltransferase, with translation MTLAPAELPASLQPVVDRALSRLAQVLPEPAPADLLPLLTRLAVASDFALDTLVRQPALLAQLAAPGCPPIPAPVLDPLQSSDWPAQLRRWRAAMSTRLIWRDLAGLDDVAQTLAGATTLAEDCLRLALDALQQEFAQRHGVVRDGEGAPQQLVVFGLGKLGGGELNFSSDIDLVYAYAHGGESDGPRALAAEEYFARLGQRLAKLLDETTVDGFSHRVDLRLRPFGSAGRVALSFAAMDQYFQREGRDWERYAWLKARAVAGDIAAGEAWLQTLRPFVYRRYLDFTALDGLREMKAAITAEVARRELHEDIKRGAGGIREIEFLCQALQLIRGGREPALRERRLLVALDALVAAGQIAPADGAALREAYLFLRRLENRLQMLRDAQTHVLPSDALDRERIAVGLGYPDWDVLRAALAVQQARVSTEFAALLAPRKGQAAPDALANYWRSLPDGSSAPLLAEAGFLDANGADQSLRDFAQSTGVKSLSDAARARLDRVLPALLHAATRSPQPDAALKRVLGLLQAVLRRTSYLALLDEQPSALARLVDVLARSALLAERLAAYPLLLDELLDVRVSGPMPDAAGMLAECQQVLAVEDPESALRWLNETRLALSFRMAMATLDGRQGAVDSTRQLAELAQAVVITVLAMAEADMRAAHGEIPGGRFAIIGYGSLGGLELGFGSDLDLVFLHDNPAGVDASDGARPLEPGRWYARLAQKVMALLGAVTAAGRLYDIDVRLRPDGGKGSLVSSLASYTEYQRERAWTWEHQALVRARGVAGDASLLADFEQVRAQTLGRERDPATLYADVLKMRGRMRTELDRSDAVRLDLKQGAGGVVDLEFLLQTGVLARSAQHAALLQPRDTPSLIDALAVAGFLPEGTAQALHGAHATLLDVGLACTLDRRPRLAPTTPAIEEACAAIAAACRAAALPFG, from the coding sequence ATGACCCTCGCCCCCGCTGAACTGCCCGCTTCCCTGCAGCCCGTTGTCGACCGCGCCTTGTCGCGTTTGGCCCAGGTGCTGCCCGAGCCCGCCCCGGCCGACCTGTTGCCGCTGCTGACCCGGCTGGCGGTGGCCAGCGACTTCGCCCTGGATACCCTGGTGCGGCAACCGGCCCTGCTGGCGCAGCTGGCCGCGCCCGGTTGCCCGCCGATCCCGGCGCCGGTGCTCGACCCGCTGCAGTCCAGCGACTGGCCGGCACAGCTGCGGCGCTGGCGTGCGGCGATGTCCACGCGGCTGATCTGGCGCGACCTGGCCGGGCTGGACGACGTGGCGCAGACCCTGGCCGGCGCCACGACACTCGCAGAAGATTGCCTGCGGCTGGCGCTGGACGCGCTGCAGCAGGAGTTCGCCCAGCGCCACGGCGTGGTTCGCGATGGCGAAGGCGCTCCGCAGCAGCTGGTGGTGTTCGGCCTCGGCAAGCTGGGCGGTGGCGAGCTCAACTTCAGTTCCGATATCGACCTGGTCTACGCCTACGCGCACGGTGGCGAATCCGATGGTCCGCGCGCGCTGGCCGCCGAAGAGTATTTCGCCCGGCTCGGCCAGCGCCTGGCCAAGCTGCTGGATGAAACCACCGTCGATGGCTTCAGCCACCGCGTCGACCTGCGGTTGCGCCCGTTCGGCAGCGCCGGCCGCGTCGCACTGTCATTCGCGGCAATGGACCAGTACTTCCAGCGCGAGGGCCGCGACTGGGAACGCTATGCATGGCTGAAGGCGCGTGCGGTGGCCGGCGACATCGCCGCCGGTGAGGCGTGGCTGCAGACGCTGCGCCCGTTCGTGTACCGCCGCTACCTGGATTTCACCGCGCTCGATGGCCTGCGCGAGATGAAGGCGGCGATCACCGCCGAAGTCGCGCGCCGCGAGTTGCACGAAGACATCAAGCGCGGCGCTGGTGGCATCCGCGAGATCGAGTTCCTGTGCCAGGCGCTGCAGCTGATCCGCGGTGGTCGCGAACCGGCCCTGCGCGAGCGCCGCCTGCTGGTGGCACTGGATGCGCTGGTCGCCGCCGGTCAGATCGCGCCGGCGGATGGCGCGGCGCTGCGCGAGGCCTACCTGTTCCTGCGCCGGCTGGAGAACCGCCTGCAGATGTTGCGCGACGCACAGACCCACGTGCTGCCCAGCGATGCATTGGACCGCGAGCGCATCGCCGTCGGCCTCGGTTACCCCGACTGGGACGTGCTGCGCGCGGCGCTGGCCGTGCAGCAGGCGCGGGTCAGTACCGAATTCGCTGCGCTGCTGGCGCCGCGCAAGGGCCAGGCCGCACCCGACGCACTGGCCAACTACTGGCGCAGCCTGCCCGACGGCAGCAGCGCACCACTGCTGGCCGAGGCCGGCTTCCTCGATGCCAACGGCGCTGACCAGTCGCTGCGCGATTTCGCCCAAAGCACCGGTGTGAAGTCCTTGTCTGATGCCGCGCGTGCGCGGCTGGATCGCGTGCTGCCGGCACTGCTGCATGCCGCCACGCGTTCGCCGCAGCCCGACGCCGCGCTCAAGCGCGTACTCGGCCTGTTGCAGGCGGTGCTGCGCCGGACCAGCTATCTCGCACTGCTGGACGAGCAACCGAGTGCGTTGGCGCGGCTGGTGGATGTGCTGGCGCGCAGTGCACTGCTGGCCGAACGCCTGGCCGCGTATCCGCTGCTGCTGGATGAGCTGCTGGACGTGCGCGTGTCCGGGCCGATGCCCGACGCCGCCGGCATGCTGGCCGAGTGCCAGCAGGTGCTGGCGGTGGAGGATCCCGAATCTGCGCTGCGCTGGCTCAATGAAACGCGGCTGGCACTCAGTTTCCGCATGGCGATGGCCACGCTGGATGGCCGCCAGGGCGCGGTGGACAGCACCCGGCAACTGGCCGAGCTGGCGCAGGCGGTGGTGATCACTGTGCTGGCGATGGCCGAAGCGGACATGCGCGCCGCACACGGGGAGATTCCCGGTGGGCGCTTCGCGATCATCGGCTACGGCAGCCTGGGGGGCCTGGAGCTGGGCTTCGGGTCCGACCTGGACCTGGTGTTCCTGCACGACAACCCCGCCGGGGTGGACGCCAGCGATGGTGCACGGCCGTTGGAGCCGGGCCGCTGGTACGCGCGTCTGGCACAGAAAGTGATGGCACTGCTTGGCGCGGTCACCGCCGCCGGCCGCCTGTACGACATCGACGTGCGCCTGCGCCCGGACGGTGGCAAGGGCTCGCTGGTGTCTTCGTTGGCCAGCTACACCGAATACCAGCGCGAACGCGCATGGACCTGGGAACACCAGGCCTTGGTGCGCGCACGCGGCGTGGCCGGTGATGCCAGCCTGCTGGCCGACTTCGAACAGGTGCGTGCGCAGACGCTGGGACGTGAGCGCGATCCGGCCACGCTGTATGCCGATGTGCTGAAGATGCGTGGCCGCATGCGCACCGAACTGGACCGCAGCGATGCTGTGCGGCTGGACCTGAAGCAGGGTGCGGGTGGCGTGGTGGACCTGGAGTTCCTGCTGCAGACCGGCGTGCTGGCGCGCAGTGCGCAGCACGCGGCGCTGCTGCAGCCGCGCGATACGCCGTCGTTGATCGATGCGCTGGCGGTTGCCGGTTTCCTGCCGGAAGGCACCGCGCAGGCCCTGCATGGCGCGCATGCCACGCTGCTGGACGTAGGCCTGGCCTGCACGCTGGATCGGCGCCCGCGGTTGGCACCGACTACACCAGCGATTGAAGAGGCGTGCGCTGCGATTGCGGCAGCGTGCAGAGCCGCGGCGTTGCCGTTCGGGTGA
- a CDS encoding mitochondrial fission ELM1 family protein → MVKRSSAPWTVTDGRAGNVRQAVALASALRQGAHRPLVLQPRAPWRWLSPRRLPGDVNGYGEAFATLAAEPPPLAIGCGRQAAGALRVLRARGSQVVQILDPRIAARHWDVVVVPEHDALRGSNVLTLLGSLNPVDDDWLAWGRAAFAGFSTLPGPRTALLVGGPTPLAPWDETAMVAVFRALADQIRSEGGSLLATTSRRTPPALAEILRATFADLPHVIWGDGGDGTNPYGGLLGWANRVVVSPDSVNLLSEACATRMPVMVALANTAQGRLARFQQQLRERGRLQARWLDWQYDRIEPLRETARVAAEVKARLGFSQEPGKTAKEL, encoded by the coding sequence ATGGTGAAACGATCGAGCGCACCCTGGACGGTCACTGACGGCCGCGCGGGCAATGTCCGCCAGGCGGTCGCGCTGGCCTCGGCGCTGCGCCAGGGCGCCCATCGGCCGCTGGTCCTGCAGCCGCGCGCCCCCTGGCGCTGGCTGTCGCCGCGCCGCCTGCCGGGCGATGTGAACGGCTACGGCGAGGCCTTCGCGACACTGGCCGCCGAGCCCCCGCCACTGGCGATCGGCTGTGGTCGCCAGGCTGCGGGCGCGCTGCGCGTGCTGCGCGCCCGTGGCAGCCAGGTGGTGCAGATCCTCGACCCGCGCATCGCTGCACGCCACTGGGATGTGGTGGTGGTGCCCGAACACGATGCCCTGCGCGGCAGCAATGTGCTGACCCTGCTCGGCAGCCTCAACCCGGTGGACGATGACTGGCTGGCCTGGGGCCGCGCCGCGTTCGCCGGCTTCAGCACCCTGCCCGGCCCGCGCACCGCGCTGCTGGTGGGTGGACCGACGCCGCTGGCGCCGTGGGATGAAACGGCGATGGTCGCTGTGTTCCGTGCGCTGGCCGACCAGATACGCAGCGAGGGTGGCAGCCTGCTGGCCACCACCTCGCGACGCACGCCGCCGGCACTGGCCGAGATCCTGCGTGCGACGTTTGCGGACCTGCCGCATGTGATCTGGGGCGATGGTGGCGACGGCACCAATCCCTATGGCGGCCTGCTCGGCTGGGCCAACCGCGTGGTGGTGTCACCCGACTCGGTGAACCTGTTGTCTGAAGCCTGCGCCACGCGCATGCCGGTGATGGTGGCGCTGGCCAATACCGCGCAGGGTCGGCTGGCGCGTTTCCAGCAGCAGCTGCGCGAGCGTGGGCGGCTGCAGGCGCGCTGGCTGGACTGGCAGTACGACCGCATCGAGCCGTTGCGCGAGACCGCGCGGGTGGCCGCGGAAGTGAAAGCGCGGCTTGGCTTTTCGCAAGAGCCCGGGAAAACAGCGAAGGAGTTGTAG
- a CDS encoding acetyl-CoA hydrolase/transferase family protein has protein sequence MSVDRIANARLRDRVVSAEAAAALIQPGETVAMSGFTGSGYPKAVPVELARRIEAVHAQGKPFQIKLMTGASTAPELDGALAKADGIAMRMPFQSDPDARNRINEGKLDYIDIHLSHVAQHVWFGFYGEIDTAVIEVSAIREDGSLVPSTSVGNNKTWLDLAKKVIVEVNEWQPAGVDGMHDIYYGTALPPHRKPIPLVNANDRIGDTALRCDPDKIVAVVRTNGPDRNSPFSPIDATSEQIASHLIEFLQHEVKKGRLPPNLLPLQSGVGNIPNAVLAGLAKSGFRDLAAFTEVIQDGMLDLLRDGVLSYASCTGFALSPQANETFKENIDFYRERIIMRTQEISNHPELVRRLGCIGMNGMIEVDIYGNVNSTHVMGTRIMNGIGGSGDFARNGFLSAFLSPSTAKNGTISAIVPMASHVDHTEHDVSVIVTEQGLADLRGLTPRKRAQVLIDNCAHPDFRPQLQDYFDRASRESYGKHTPHLLPEALSWHQRWLDTGTMKG, from the coding sequence ATGTCTGTTGATCGCATCGCCAACGCGCGTCTCCGTGACCGCGTGGTCTCCGCCGAGGCCGCAGCCGCGCTGATCCAGCCCGGTGAAACCGTGGCCATGAGCGGCTTCACCGGCTCCGGGTATCCCAAGGCCGTTCCCGTGGAACTGGCCCGCCGCATCGAAGCGGTGCATGCCCAAGGCAAGCCCTTCCAGATCAAGCTGATGACCGGCGCCTCCACCGCGCCGGAACTCGATGGCGCGCTGGCCAAGGCCGATGGCATCGCCATGCGCATGCCCTTCCAGAGCGACCCGGATGCACGCAACCGCATCAACGAGGGCAAGCTGGATTACATCGACATCCACCTCAGCCACGTGGCCCAGCACGTGTGGTTCGGTTTCTACGGCGAGATCGATACCGCCGTGATCGAAGTCTCGGCCATCCGCGAGGACGGTTCGCTGGTGCCGTCCACCTCGGTCGGCAACAACAAGACCTGGCTGGACCTGGCGAAGAAGGTGATCGTCGAGGTCAACGAATGGCAGCCGGCCGGCGTCGACGGCATGCATGACATCTACTACGGCACCGCGTTGCCGCCGCACCGCAAGCCGATTCCGCTGGTGAACGCCAACGACCGCATCGGCGACACCGCGCTGCGCTGCGACCCGGACAAGATCGTGGCCGTGGTGCGCACCAACGGTCCGGACCGTAACAGCCCGTTCAGCCCGATCGATGCGACCAGTGAACAGATCGCCTCGCACCTGATCGAGTTCCTGCAGCACGAAGTGAAGAAGGGCCGCCTGCCGCCGAACCTGCTGCCGCTGCAGTCGGGCGTGGGCAACATCCCCAACGCCGTGCTGGCCGGCCTGGCCAAGAGCGGTTTCCGCGATCTGGCTGCGTTCACCGAGGTGATCCAGGACGGCATGCTCGACCTGCTGCGCGACGGCGTGCTGAGCTATGCCTCGTGCACCGGCTTCGCGCTGAGCCCGCAGGCCAACGAGACGTTCAAGGAAAACATCGATTTCTACCGCGAGCGCATCATCATGCGCACGCAGGAAATCTCCAACCACCCGGAACTGGTGCGTCGCCTCGGCTGCATCGGCATGAACGGCATGATCGAGGTGGACATCTACGGCAACGTCAATTCGACGCACGTGATGGGCACCCGGATCATGAATGGCATCGGCGGTTCGGGTGACTTTGCCCGCAACGGTTTCCTGTCGGCGTTCCTGAGCCCGTCCACCGCCAAGAACGGCACCATTTCGGCGATCGTGCCGATGGCCAGCCATGTGGACCACACCGAGCACGACGTGTCGGTGATCGTGACCGAACAGGGCCTGGCCGACCTGCGTGGGCTGACCCCGCGCAAGCGCGCGCAGGTGCTGATCGACAACTGCGCGCATCCGGATTTCCGCCCGCAGCTGCAGGACTACTTCGACCGTGCCAGCCGCGAGAGTTACGGCAAGCACACCCCGCACCTGCTGCCGGAAGCGTTGTCGTGGCACCAGCGCTGGCTGGATACCGGCACGATGAAGGGCTGA
- a CDS encoding VOC family protein, producing MSASFVSPDVIRRLFAQAMSRMYRTEVPLYGTLVELVERINAQVLAQDPVLAAQLERNDERARLDEERHGAIRVGTVQELATLRRLFAVMGMYPVGYYDLSVAGVPVHSTAFRPLTGAALAQNPFRVFTSLLRLELIEDEALRAESAKILARRRIFTDGALALIDQAERDGGLSQADAGRFVDEALETFRWHGDATVDLPTYHALHNAHRLVADVVSFRGPHINHLTPRTLDIDAAQVAMIEHGMAAKAVIEGPPRRACPILLRQTSFKALEEAVHFPDAEGGDAGTHTARFGEIEQRGLALTPKGRALYDQLLSQARDAGGEGSTGGDYGQRLQAVFASFPDDHDTLRQEGLGYYRYQLTDAGRAAPERVADLPAEVLVAAGLATADPIVYEDFLPVSAAGIFQSNLGGEEQRAYAAHANREAFEQALGVAVNDEFEIYERLQAESLAALRG from the coding sequence ATGAGCGCCTCTTTCGTTTCGCCTGATGTGATCCGCCGCCTGTTCGCGCAGGCCATGTCCCGCATGTACCGCACCGAAGTGCCGCTGTACGGCACGCTGGTGGAACTGGTGGAGCGGATCAATGCGCAGGTGCTTGCCCAGGACCCGGTGCTGGCCGCGCAGCTGGAGCGCAACGATGAGCGTGCACGCCTGGACGAAGAGCGCCATGGCGCGATCCGCGTGGGCACCGTGCAGGAACTGGCCACGCTGCGCCGCCTGTTCGCGGTGATGGGCATGTACCCGGTGGGCTACTACGACCTGTCGGTGGCCGGCGTGCCGGTGCATTCCACCGCGTTCCGCCCGCTCACCGGCGCCGCGCTGGCGCAGAACCCGTTCCGCGTGTTCACCTCGCTGCTGCGCCTGGAGCTGATCGAAGACGAAGCCCTGCGCGCCGAATCGGCGAAGATCCTTGCGCGCCGCCGCATCTTCACCGACGGCGCGCTGGCACTGATCGACCAGGCCGAGCGTGACGGCGGCCTGTCGCAGGCCGATGCCGGGCGCTTCGTCGATGAGGCGCTGGAAACCTTCCGCTGGCACGGCGATGCCACCGTCGACCTGCCCACCTACCACGCGCTGCACAACGCGCATCGCCTGGTGGCTGACGTGGTCAGCTTCCGTGGCCCGCACATCAACCACCTGACCCCGCGCACGCTCGACATCGACGCCGCGCAGGTGGCCATGATCGAACACGGCATGGCGGCCAAGGCGGTGATCGAAGGCCCGCCGCGCCGCGCCTGCCCGATCCTGCTGCGCCAGACCAGCTTCAAGGCACTGGAAGAGGCGGTGCATTTCCCGGACGCGGAAGGTGGCGATGCCGGCACCCACACCGCGCGCTTCGGCGAGATCGAGCAACGCGGCCTTGCGCTGACCCCGAAGGGCCGCGCGCTGTACGACCAGCTGCTGTCGCAGGCACGCGATGCCGGTGGCGAAGGCAGCACCGGCGGCGATTACGGGCAGCGCCTGCAGGCGGTATTCGCCAGCTTCCCGGATGACCACGACACCCTGCGCCAGGAAGGCCTGGGCTACTACCGCTACCAGTTGACCGACGCCGGCCGGGCTGCGCCCGAGCGCGTGGCCGATCTGCCGGCGGAAGTGCTGGTGGCCGCGGGCCTGGCCACGGCCGATCCGATTGTCTATGAGGATTTCCTGCCGGTCAGCGCCGCGGGCATCTTCCAGTCGAACCTCGGCGGTGAAGAACAGCGCGCCTATGCCGCACACGCCAACCGCGAGGCCTTCGAGCAGGCGCTGGGCGTGGCGGTGAATGACGAGTTCGAAATCTACGAGCGGCTGCAGGCCGAATCGTTGGCGGCGCTGCGCGGGTAA
- a CDS encoding DUF2145 domain-containing protein produces MDRFSRLPRAALLITSLLVTAPAWANSSECRERYPSVASQAAMLDVAWTTAERLDALPDVDVVVAARGGQDLSRYGLRHSHLAFLLREDDGRWRAMHLLNRCKTDSSQLYHEGLGNFVGESGGHTDLRIGVPSAPLRAALKAMLVSPSIQPKALHETRYNVVAYPFATDYQNSNQWVLEVLAAAMAQADGAPAIVKREQAQQWLRQQKYQPSVLHIGLGKRVGARLFVANATTTDHPAGERISGNYSVVTVESVFDFLHQRSQLQQELVIPHVPVAGATAASP; encoded by the coding sequence ATGGATCGTTTCTCCCGCCTGCCCCGCGCTGCGTTGCTGATCACCAGCCTGCTGGTGACCGCGCCCGCTTGGGCCAACAGTTCCGAGTGCCGCGAACGCTACCCCAGCGTCGCCTCGCAGGCGGCGATGCTGGACGTGGCCTGGACCACCGCCGAACGCCTGGACGCGCTGCCGGATGTGGACGTGGTGGTCGCCGCACGCGGCGGCCAGGATCTGAGCCGCTACGGCCTGCGACACAGCCACCTGGCCTTCCTGCTGCGCGAGGACGATGGCCGCTGGCGCGCGATGCACCTGCTCAACCGTTGCAAGACCGACAGCTCGCAGCTGTACCACGAAGGCCTGGGCAACTTCGTCGGCGAGAGCGGCGGGCATACCGACCTGCGCATCGGCGTGCCTTCGGCACCGCTGCGTGCTGCATTGAAAGCGATGCTGGTATCGCCGTCGATCCAGCCCAAGGCGCTGCACGAAACCAGGTACAACGTGGTCGCCTACCCGTTCGCCACCGACTACCAGAACTCCAACCAGTGGGTGCTGGAAGTGCTGGCCGCAGCGATGGCGCAGGCCGATGGGGCACCCGCCATCGTCAAGCGCGAACAGGCCCAGCAGTGGCTGCGCCAGCAGAAGTACCAGCCCAGCGTACTGCATATCGGCCTGGGCAAGCGCGTGGGTGCGCGCCTGTTCGTGGCCAACGCCACCACGACCGACCATCCCGCCGGCGAACGCATTTCCGGCAACTATTCGGTGGTGACCGTGGAATCGGTGTTCGACTTCCTGCACCAGCGCAGCCAGCTGCAGCAGGAACTGGTGATCCCTCATGTGCCGGTGGCTGGAGCCACCGCTGCCTCGCCCTGA